Proteins encoded within one genomic window of Ranitomeya variabilis isolate aRanVar5 chromosome 4, aRanVar5.hap1, whole genome shotgun sequence:
- the LOC143767909 gene encoding uncharacterized protein LOC143767909 produces the protein MPSSSASGQSARGSAASSSEGEGTQREQRDRGQDVASGRRVSQRAQGDSIDVDLLISSIQERGPLWDSRDPRHMDQVVSRRLWAEVAKSLWDGFDSASAKDKGNFMKKLRTRWRSMKDRFNKGIRAAEEQARSGAAASKSVPYKYNRALEFLRPVLGRRQ, from the exons atgccaagttcttcagCATCTgggcaatcggcgcgggggagtgcg gcttcttcaagtgagggagaaggcacacagcgggagcagagagatcggggccaagatgtggcgtcaggccggcga gtttcacaacgggcccaaggagacagtatagatgtggacctcctgatctccagcatccaggagcgtggcccgttgtgggacagccgtgaccctcggcacatggaccaggtggtgtcgaggcgtttgtgggcagaggtggcaaagtcgctgtgggatggctttgacagtgcctcagcgaaggacaaaggcaacttta tgaaaaagttgaggaccagatggcgatccatgaaggaccgtttcaataaggggatccgtgctgcggaggagcaagctcggagtggtgctgctgcgtccaagtcggtgccctataaatATAACAGGGCACTCGAGTTCTTAAGACCGgttcttggccgccgacagtaa